Proteins from a genomic interval of Micromonospora sp. NBC_00389:
- a CDS encoding beta family protein: MVPAHGGRAAEPVYRPILASRRGELEALSHLDPAAAPLLAPILEVGTVDRSTMDVLRRMPAGLLTAVDVTGLPDSPDTELARWGVPLVPVVGLAESDRRLVAHGAAARTYARRALVRLRAGQDRAGPAASTTAVERIWRLTGLVPEECDLLVDAGDVCCPADVRLAEPRVRRLLDWARRHSWRSVTVAAGGMPPTLSRLPTDEPVRLDRWDWQLWQRLTDAGVGYGDYGVGPALPGSGDPGDRLPTVRYTADGSWWVYRWSRRGGRGDDRFADLCRTLVSAPHWPSTGAAFSWGDHELLRRARRGAGAGSAANWAAWSTSHHLAHVLTALLRPAGGSAPGSQPRPDPPQRGRSLRQPRGGETRRAG, translated from the coding sequence ATGGTGCCCGCCCACGGAGGCCGGGCGGCGGAACCTGTCTACCGCCCCATCCTCGCCAGCCGGCGCGGCGAGCTGGAAGCGTTGAGCCACCTCGACCCCGCGGCCGCCCCACTGCTCGCCCCGATCCTGGAGGTCGGCACGGTCGATCGGTCCACGATGGACGTTCTCCGCCGGATGCCGGCCGGACTGCTGACGGCCGTCGACGTCACCGGCCTCCCGGACAGCCCCGACACGGAACTGGCCCGCTGGGGCGTCCCGCTGGTGCCGGTGGTCGGGCTCGCCGAGAGCGACCGGCGGCTGGTCGCGCACGGCGCGGCGGCGCGGACGTACGCCCGGCGGGCGCTGGTCCGGCTGCGTGCCGGTCAGGACCGGGCTGGGCCGGCCGCGAGCACCACCGCCGTCGAGCGGATCTGGCGGCTCACCGGGCTGGTGCCAGAGGAGTGCGACCTGCTGGTGGACGCCGGGGACGTGTGCTGCCCGGCGGACGTGCGGCTGGCCGAGCCGCGGGTACGCCGGCTGCTGGACTGGGCCCGCCGGCACTCCTGGCGGTCGGTGACGGTGGCGGCGGGCGGGATGCCGCCGACGCTGTCCCGGCTGCCCACCGACGAGCCGGTCCGGCTCGACCGCTGGGACTGGCAGCTCTGGCAGCGGCTGACCGACGCCGGGGTCGGCTACGGCGACTACGGCGTCGGCCCGGCCCTGCCGGGATCGGGTGACCCCGGAGACCGGCTGCCCACCGTGCGCTACACCGCCGACGGGAGCTGGTGGGTTTACCGCTGGTCCCGGCGGGGCGGGCGGGGCGACGACCGGTTCGCCGACCTGTGTCGCACGCTCGTGTCGGCGCCGCACTGGCCGAGCACCGGCGCGGCCTTCTCCTGGGGCGACCACGAGCTGCTGCGCCGGGCTCGACGGGGTGCCGGTGCCGGCTCGGCCGCCAACTGGGCGGCATGGAGCACGTCGCACCACCTGGCGCACGTGCTGACCGCGCTGTTGCGCCCGGCCGGCGGCAGCGCCCCGGGTTCGCAGCCCAGGCCGGACCCGCCGCAGCGCGGGCGATCGCTGCGACAGCCGCGCGGCGGCGAGACCCGCCGCGCCGGTTGA
- the dacB gene encoding D-alanyl-D-alanine carboxypeptidase/D-alanyl-D-alanine endopeptidase, translating to MHRRHFPRALALLALVATAATAGAPGATAESPTPATTRLNATIDTILADTRLAGAQASVVVVDTSTGQTLYDRNGDRRLIPASNTKLLTSTAALELLGPGHRFTTDVRTTGKRRGGLLSGNLYLRGGGDPTMLAADYDALAAQVAADGVRVVTGTLIADDSRYDRTRLGPDWTWDDEPYYYAAQVSALTVAPDTDYDAGTVIVHAGPAGRAGAPPMVSTTPPTDYVRIDNRAETVADGETSISTEREHGGNTIVVSGQIAVGDAPASDWVTVWEPSGYAAGVFRAALHRHGVRVLGRTVLGQPTPEAAHPVARHDSMTLGELMTPFLKLSNNGHAEVLTKEIGRVLSGSGTWSAGLTAISEYVADTGMDTGKLRQRDGSGLSRRNLVPATEFVDLLAAVRAEPWFATWYAALPIAGQPERFVGGTLRSRMAGTPAAGNVHAKTGSLTGVSGLSGYVTSADGRLLAFSILLNNYLTASVKALEDQIAVALAGYREDGSTAARTAVPSVPETPRTPEGVECSWVKPITC from the coding sequence ATGCATCGTCGTCACTTTCCCAGGGCCCTCGCGCTGCTCGCGCTGGTCGCCACCGCGGCCACCGCCGGCGCGCCCGGCGCCACCGCCGAGTCGCCCACCCCCGCGACGACCCGGCTGAACGCCACCATCGACACGATCCTCGCCGACACCCGGCTCGCCGGCGCGCAGGCCTCGGTGGTGGTGGTCGACACCAGCACGGGACAGACCCTCTACGACCGCAACGGGGACCGTCGGCTGATCCCGGCCTCCAACACCAAGCTGCTGACCTCGACCGCCGCCCTGGAACTGCTCGGCCCGGGGCACCGCTTCACCACCGACGTACGGACCACCGGCAAGCGTCGCGGCGGGCTGCTCTCCGGCAACCTGTACCTACGCGGCGGGGGCGACCCGACCATGCTCGCGGCCGACTACGACGCGCTCGCCGCGCAGGTCGCCGCCGACGGCGTCCGGGTGGTGACCGGCACCCTGATCGCCGACGACTCCCGCTACGACCGCACCCGACTCGGCCCCGACTGGACCTGGGACGACGAGCCCTACTACTACGCCGCCCAGGTCTCCGCGCTGACGGTCGCGCCCGACACCGACTACGACGCGGGCACCGTGATCGTGCACGCCGGCCCGGCCGGCCGGGCCGGCGCCCCGCCCATGGTCAGCACCACCCCGCCCACCGATTACGTCCGGATCGACAACCGGGCCGAGACGGTCGCCGACGGCGAGACCTCGATCTCGACCGAGCGCGAGCACGGCGGCAACACCATCGTGGTGAGCGGACAGATCGCGGTCGGCGATGCGCCGGCCAGCGACTGGGTGACCGTCTGGGAGCCCAGCGGCTACGCGGCCGGCGTGTTCCGGGCGGCGCTGCACCGGCACGGCGTCCGGGTGCTCGGCCGGACCGTGCTCGGCCAGCCCACCCCCGAGGCGGCCCACCCGGTGGCCCGGCACGACTCGATGACCCTGGGTGAGCTGATGACGCCGTTCCTCAAGCTCTCCAACAATGGGCACGCCGAGGTGTTGACCAAGGAGATCGGCAGGGTGCTCTCCGGTTCGGGCACTTGGTCGGCGGGGCTCACCGCGATCAGCGAGTACGTCGCCGACACCGGGATGGACACCGGCAAGCTGCGCCAGCGCGACGGATCGGGCCTGTCCCGGCGCAACCTGGTGCCGGCGACGGAGTTCGTCGACCTGTTGGCCGCTGTCCGGGCCGAACCCTGGTTCGCCACCTGGTACGCGGCGCTGCCGATCGCCGGGCAACCCGAGCGGTTCGTCGGCGGCACACTGCGCAGCCGGATGGCCGGCACCCCGGCCGCGGGCAACGTGCACGCCAAGACCGGCAGCCTGACCGGAGTCTCCGGCCTGTCCGGCTACGTCACCAGCGCGGACGGCCGGCTGTTGGCGTTCTCGATCCTGCTGAACAACTACCTGACGGCGTCGGTCAAGGCGCTGGAGGATCAGATCGCCGTGGCGCTGGCGGGGTACCGCGAGGACGGCTCGACCGCGGCGCGGACGGCAGTGCCGTCGGTGCCGGAGACGCCCCGCACCCCGGAGGGTGTGGAGTGCTCCTGGGTCAAGCCGATCACCTGCTGA
- a CDS encoding MIP/aquaporin family protein produces MEDARRAAAEFLGTLLLVFFGVGSAVAARVQGGVVVVALAFGFVMLALVYTIGPLSGSHVNPAVTLGVLLSGKISAIGAVAYWIAQFAGATVAAFVLWALTRWGDVADQSGALGSNGYGAHINRGGAAVLEVVLTFLFVLVVLVVTSRSENPGTAGAAIGLALAATQLVGLTLTGAAVNPARAFGPAVFEGGVALRQLWVFIVFPLLGGALAALVAPLIMGAQRHYWGGHDKSVGRPT; encoded by the coding sequence ATGGAAGATGCCCGCCGCGCCGCCGCCGAGTTCCTCGGCACCCTGCTGCTGGTCTTCTTCGGGGTGGGCAGCGCCGTCGCGGCGCGGGTCCAGGGCGGCGTGGTGGTGGTCGCGCTGGCCTTCGGGTTCGTCATGCTCGCCCTGGTTTACACCATCGGCCCGCTCTCCGGCAGTCACGTCAACCCAGCGGTGACGCTCGGCGTGCTGCTCTCCGGAAAGATCTCGGCGATCGGCGCGGTGGCCTACTGGATCGCGCAGTTCGCCGGCGCGACCGTGGCCGCCTTCGTGCTGTGGGCACTGACCCGCTGGGGTGACGTGGCGGACCAGTCCGGGGCGCTGGGCTCGAACGGGTACGGCGCGCACATCAACCGGGGCGGCGCGGCCGTGCTGGAGGTCGTACTGACCTTCCTCTTCGTGCTGGTCGTCCTGGTGGTGACCAGTCGTAGCGAGAATCCGGGCACCGCCGGGGCCGCCATCGGACTGGCCCTGGCCGCGACCCAGTTGGTCGGCTTGACACTGACCGGTGCCGCGGTCAACCCGGCCCGCGCCTTCGGCCCGGCGGTTTTCGAGGGCGGCGTGGCCCTGCGGCAGCTCTGGGTGTTCATCGTCTTCCCCCTGCTCGGCGGGGCGCTCGCCGCACTGGTGGCACCGCTGATCATGGGGGCGCAGCGGCACTACTGGGGCGGGCACGACAAGTCGGTCGGCCGGCCGACCTAG
- a CDS encoding threonine synthase: MYLTHLDCPRCGREYAADRLQNLCECGSPLLARYDLPAVAKAVTPERFPLRPADLWRYRELLPVADPRHITTLGEGWTPLLRAPAYGAEIGITDLMVKDEGLIPTGSFKARGAAVGVSRARELGVERIAMPTNGNAGSAWATYAARAGMGATIVMPLAAPTICRNECVAAGADLRLVDGLISDAGRRVAELIAESAGAIFDAGTLREPYRLEGKKTMGYEIVEQLGWQVPDVIIYPTGGGVGLIGIHKALHEMRELGWIGDKLPRLVAVQSSGCAPIVRAFAAGDERAEPWADAHTVAFGITVPAPLGDELILGALRASAGTAVAVDDADILADLRDFATREGLLLCPEGAACLTAARQLRAGGWIRAGERVVVLNTGAGLKYPETVDVSAVPVLA; encoded by the coding sequence GTGTACCTGACCCACCTGGACTGCCCGCGCTGCGGCCGGGAGTACGCCGCCGACCGGTTGCAGAACCTCTGCGAGTGCGGCTCCCCGCTGCTGGCCCGCTACGACCTGCCGGCGGTGGCGAAGGCGGTCACGCCGGAGCGCTTCCCGCTGCGCCCGGCCGACCTGTGGCGTTACCGGGAGCTGCTGCCGGTCGCCGACCCGCGGCACATCACCACGCTCGGCGAGGGCTGGACGCCGCTGCTGCGCGCGCCCGCGTACGGCGCGGAGATCGGCATCACGGACCTGATGGTCAAGGACGAGGGGTTGATCCCGACCGGCTCGTTCAAGGCGCGGGGCGCGGCGGTCGGCGTGAGCCGGGCCCGCGAGCTGGGCGTCGAGCGCATCGCGATGCCCACCAACGGCAACGCCGGCTCGGCCTGGGCGACGTACGCGGCGCGGGCCGGGATGGGTGCCACCATCGTCATGCCGCTGGCGGCGCCGACCATCTGCCGGAACGAGTGCGTTGCCGCCGGGGCCGACCTGCGCCTCGTCGACGGGCTGATCAGCGACGCCGGCCGGCGGGTGGCCGAGCTGATCGCTGAGTCCGCTGGCGCGATCTTCGACGCCGGCACGCTGCGCGAGCCCTACCGGCTGGAGGGCAAGAAGACGATGGGGTACGAGATCGTCGAGCAGCTCGGCTGGCAGGTGCCCGACGTGATCATCTACCCGACGGGTGGCGGGGTCGGTCTGATCGGCATCCACAAGGCGCTGCACGAGATGCGCGAGCTGGGTTGGATCGGCGACAAGCTGCCCCGGCTGGTGGCTGTGCAGTCGAGCGGTTGCGCGCCGATCGTGCGGGCCTTCGCCGCCGGCGACGAGCGGGCCGAGCCGTGGGCCGACGCGCACACCGTGGCGTTCGGCATCACCGTGCCGGCGCCCCTGGGCGACGAGCTGATCCTGGGCGCGCTGCGGGCGTCCGCCGGCACCGCGGTCGCCGTCGACGACGCGGACATCCTGGCCGACCTGCGGGACTTCGCCACCCGGGAGGGGCTGCTGCTCTGCCCGGAGGGCGCGGCCTGCCTGACTGCGGCGCGGCAACTGCGCGCCGGCGGGTGGATCCGGGCCGGTGAGCGGGTCGTGGTGCTCAACACCGGCGCCGGGCTGAAGTATCCGGAGACCGTCGACGTCTCCGCCGTACCCGTGCTGGCCTGA
- a CDS encoding cupin domain-containing protein encodes MEHFTIATVAEKSPDFRRVLWTGEHTQLVVMTIPPGGEIGEEVHEGIDQILTFVSGAGEARVAGEKREVVAGDLVVVPSGTKHNFVNTGPNPLVLYTVYGPPEHADQAVHRTKEEADAAEEAGEDEPPTG; translated from the coding sequence ATGGAGCATTTCACGATCGCAACCGTCGCCGAGAAGAGTCCGGACTTCCGCCGAGTGCTGTGGACCGGGGAGCACACCCAGTTGGTCGTCATGACCATTCCGCCGGGTGGAGAGATCGGCGAGGAGGTGCACGAGGGCATCGACCAGATCCTGACCTTCGTCAGCGGCGCCGGCGAGGCGCGGGTGGCCGGCGAGAAGCGGGAGGTCGTCGCGGGCGACCTCGTCGTGGTGCCGTCGGGCACGAAGCACAACTTCGTCAATACCGGCCCCAACCCGCTGGTGCTGTACACCGTCTACGGCCCGCCGGAGCACGCCGACCAGGCCGTGCACCGGACCAAGGAGGAGGCCGACGCGGCCGAGGAGGCCGGCGAGGACGAGCCGCCGACCGGCTGA
- a CDS encoding sulfotransferase domain-containing protein produces MLTPAHRYRSDDEDSGRWTGFPFRDGDIVISTRSKSGTTWMQMICALLVLRTPELPAPLTQLSPWLDWLVEPKDEVYRRLAAQPHRRFIKTHTPLDGVPIDPRVHYVVVARHPLDMAVSLYHQAGNLDRVRLAELTGQPAPAGPPRARLPVRQWLPSWVDREADPRTELDSLAGVLWHLSDAWARRHEPNVELVHYDDLRADLGGQMRRLADRWGLTVPAERWPELVEAATFGRMRERADQLAPDTLGVLRDRRAFFRQGASGQGRDLLDPAGQARYRARTAALAPPDLLAWLHRDG; encoded by the coding sequence ATGCTCACGCCGGCCCACCGCTACCGATCCGACGACGAGGACAGCGGGCGCTGGACGGGTTTCCCGTTCCGGGACGGCGACATCGTGATCAGCACCCGGTCCAAGAGCGGCACCACCTGGATGCAGATGATCTGTGCCCTGCTGGTGCTGCGCACCCCGGAGCTGCCGGCGCCGTTGACCCAGCTGTCACCGTGGCTGGACTGGCTGGTCGAGCCGAAGGACGAGGTGTACCGCCGGTTGGCCGCCCAGCCGCACCGACGGTTCATCAAGACGCACACCCCCCTGGACGGTGTGCCGATCGACCCGCGGGTGCACTACGTGGTGGTGGCCCGGCACCCGCTGGACATGGCGGTGTCCCTCTACCACCAGGCCGGCAACCTGGACCGGGTGCGGCTCGCCGAGCTGACCGGTCAACCTGCGCCTGCCGGACCGCCCCGGGCGCGCCTGCCGGTACGCCAGTGGCTGCCGAGCTGGGTCGACCGGGAGGCCGACCCGCGCACCGAGCTGGACTCACTGGCCGGGGTGCTGTGGCACCTGAGCGACGCCTGGGCCCGTCGGCACGAGCCGAACGTCGAGCTGGTGCACTACGACGACCTGCGGGCCGACCTGGGCGGCCAGATGCGTCGCCTCGCCGACCGGTGGGGCCTCACGGTGCCTGCCGAGCGCTGGCCCGAGCTGGTCGAGGCGGCCACCTTCGGCCGGATGCGGGAGCGCGCCGACCAGCTCGCCCCGGACACGCTCGGCGTGCTGCGCGACCGCCGGGCTTTCTTCCGCCAAGGTGCCTCGGGGCAGGGGCGGGACCTGCTGGACCCGGCCGGGCAGGCGCGCTACCGGGCGCGAACGGCCGCCCTCGCGCCGCCGGACCTGCTCGCCTGGCTGCACCGCGACGGCTGA
- a CDS encoding adhesin — translation MLTMTDNAVLVIRDLANQQDVAEDGGVRIAADTEAGSLTVELVPEPAQGDRVVDNQGARIFLDEDAAELLGDASVDATVDDEGIIQFGFTEK, via the coding sequence ATGCTCACCATGACCGACAACGCCGTGCTCGTCATCCGTGACCTCGCCAACCAACAGGACGTGGCCGAGGACGGTGGGGTGCGGATCGCCGCCGACACCGAGGCCGGATCGCTCACCGTGGAACTGGTGCCCGAGCCGGCGCAGGGCGACCGCGTGGTCGACAACCAGGGCGCCCGGATCTTCCTCGACGAGGACGCCGCCGAACTGCTCGGCGACGCCTCGGTGGACGCCACCGTCGACGACGAGGGCATCATCCAGTTCGGCTTCACCGAGAAGTAG
- a CDS encoding NAD(P)-binding domain-containing protein gives MDTHSVDVVVIGAGQAGLSAGYHLRRTGFAPGSGFVILDGDDGPGGAWQHRWPTLRMDRVHGIHDLPGLPFPPADPQGPAAEQVSAYFAEYEKAFDLPVQRPVRVRAVHSRPDGRLDVHTDGDQWTTRALINATGTWTRPFWPHYPGRSSFRGRQLHTADYQGPAEFAGRRVVVVGGGTSAVQLLAEVSTVAAATTWVTRRPPEFRDEEFGTELGRAAVARVDVAVRAGRSPGSVVGVTGLPVTPEIRRLRERGVLDRLPVFDRITPDGVTWAGGRFVPADVILWCTGFRAALDHLAPLGLRGPGGGITMDGTRVAADERIHLVGYGPSASTIGANRAGRAAVNEIRAWLAPVAALD, from the coding sequence GTGGACACCCACTCCGTCGACGTCGTGGTGATCGGTGCCGGCCAGGCCGGCCTGAGCGCTGGCTACCACCTGCGCCGCACGGGCTTCGCCCCGGGCAGCGGCTTCGTCATCCTCGACGGCGACGACGGCCCTGGCGGAGCCTGGCAGCATCGCTGGCCGACCCTGCGGATGGACCGGGTGCACGGCATCCACGACCTGCCCGGGCTGCCCTTCCCGCCCGCCGACCCGCAAGGGCCGGCGGCCGAGCAGGTCAGCGCCTACTTCGCCGAGTACGAGAAGGCCTTCGACCTGCCGGTCCAGCGGCCGGTGCGGGTCCGCGCGGTGCACTCCCGCCCGGACGGCCGGCTGGACGTACACACCGACGGCGACCAGTGGACGACGCGGGCCCTCATCAACGCGACCGGTACCTGGACCCGGCCGTTCTGGCCGCACTACCCGGGCCGGTCGTCGTTCCGGGGCCGGCAGCTGCACACCGCCGACTACCAGGGGCCGGCCGAGTTCGCCGGCCGCCGGGTGGTGGTGGTCGGCGGCGGCACCTCGGCGGTGCAACTGCTCGCCGAGGTCTCCACCGTCGCGGCCGCCACCACCTGGGTGACCCGTCGGCCGCCGGAGTTCCGGGACGAGGAGTTCGGCACCGAGCTGGGCCGGGCCGCGGTGGCCCGGGTGGACGTGGCGGTGCGCGCCGGGCGCTCGCCGGGCAGCGTGGTGGGCGTGACCGGGCTGCCGGTCACCCCGGAGATACGCCGGCTGCGCGAACGCGGTGTGCTCGACCGGCTACCCGTCTTCGACCGGATCACTCCCGACGGGGTGACCTGGGCCGGCGGGCGGTTCGTGCCGGCGGACGTGATCCTCTGGTGCACCGGCTTCCGGGCCGCGCTCGACCATCTCGCCCCGCTGGGGCTGCGCGGGCCGGGCGGCGGTATCACCATGGACGGCACCCGGGTGGCCGCCGACGAGCGGATCCACCTGGTCGGGTACGGCCCGTCGGCGAGCACGATCGGGGCCAACCGCGCCGGCCGTGCGGCGGTCAACGAGATTCGCGCGTGGCTCGCCCCGGTCGCCGCTCTCGACTGA
- a CDS encoding pectate lyase, producing the protein MQKRRLPGRRPLLLAVGAGATAAALAAGMTSAFAATVFTDDFNDGNASGWSKSGGTWAVDGTGVFNQSNAGSELARQFAGQTSWTDYAVQARVKPVSFGSSSALVGLAARSTSSTKMYRLALLGSGRAELQAVNGSAITAIGSASLGTGTGTWYTLRIETSGSTIRGFVNGTQIAAGSNSLASAGRIGLVTAYASGSFDDVAVDSAGGGTPTTPPTTTPPPSTPPPTTPGPTTPPPAGWPTPTGSQKVDATIPVSGTFDGGLKRYYGIGDGGQSESQDPMFELAAGATLRNVIIGAPAGDGVHCEGNCTLINVWWEDVGEDAATFRGGTTYTVDGGGARSASDKVFQHNGSGTVYIKNFRVENAGKLYRACGNCSTSYQRHVVIDNVVVRDTDAIAGINTNWGDTARFSRITIVDDPDRDTSICVKYRGVPKGDEPTEIGEGADGVNCLYAPSDITYQ; encoded by the coding sequence GTGCAGAAGAGACGACTCCCCGGCCGACGACCACTGCTGCTCGCGGTGGGCGCCGGCGCGACCGCGGCAGCCCTCGCGGCCGGCATGACCTCGGCCTTCGCGGCCACCGTCTTCACCGACGACTTCAACGACGGCAACGCCTCCGGCTGGTCCAAGTCCGGCGGCACCTGGGCCGTCGACGGCACGGGCGTGTTCAACCAGTCCAACGCCGGCAGCGAACTGGCCCGGCAGTTCGCCGGCCAGACCAGCTGGACCGACTACGCCGTGCAGGCCCGGGTCAAGCCGGTGAGCTTCGGCTCGTCCAGCGCCCTGGTCGGGCTGGCCGCGCGGTCCACCAGCAGCACCAAGATGTACCGGCTGGCCCTGCTCGGCTCCGGTCGGGCCGAGCTCCAGGCCGTCAACGGCAGTGCCATCACCGCGATCGGCTCCGCATCGCTCGGCACCGGCACCGGCACCTGGTACACCCTGCGCATCGAGACCAGCGGCAGCACCATCCGGGGCTTCGTCAACGGCACCCAGATCGCCGCCGGCAGCAACAGCCTGGCCAGCGCCGGCCGGATCGGCCTGGTCACCGCGTACGCCAGTGGCAGCTTCGACGACGTGGCGGTCGACTCGGCCGGTGGCGGCACTCCGACCACCCCACCGACAACCACCCCGCCGCCGAGCACCCCGCCACCCACCACGCCGGGCCCGACCACCCCACCGCCGGCAGGCTGGCCGACGCCCACCGGCAGCCAGAAGGTGGACGCGACGATCCCGGTCTCCGGCACCTTCGACGGCGGGCTCAAGCGCTACTACGGCATCGGCGACGGCGGGCAGAGCGAGAGCCAGGACCCGATGTTCGAGCTGGCCGCCGGTGCCACCCTGCGCAACGTGATCATCGGTGCGCCAGCCGGTGACGGCGTGCACTGCGAGGGCAACTGCACCCTGATCAACGTCTGGTGGGAGGACGTGGGCGAGGACGCCGCCACCTTCCGCGGCGGCACCACGTACACCGTCGACGGAGGCGGCGCCCGGTCCGCCAGCGACAAGGTCTTCCAGCACAACGGCTCGGGCACCGTCTACATCAAGAACTTCCGGGTGGAGAACGCCGGGAAGCTCTACCGGGCCTGCGGCAACTGCTCCACCTCGTACCAGCGGCACGTGGTGATCGACAACGTGGTCGTCCGGGACACCGACGCGATCGCCGGCATCAACACCAACTGGGGCGACACCGCCCGGTTCAGCCGGATCACGATCGTCGACGACCCGGACCGGGACACCTCGATCTGCGTCAAGTACCGCGGCGTGCCGAAGGGCGACGAGCCGACCGAGATCGGCGAGGGCGCCGACGGCGTCAACTGCCTCTACGCACCGTCCGACATCACCTACCAGTAG
- a CDS encoding glycoside hydrolase family 15 protein yields MEQQPAISDYGFLSDSRSGALVGRDGSIDWWCPDRFDGPSVFGRLLDPRAGHFRLAPVGAGRPGYRVERAYRPDSLVLRTVHHTPHGSVAVTDALAAEMGARAHELGKNSPAVLIRVVEGLSGRVRMALDFAPRPEYGLLTPYLHDQPDGGVLAGAGPVVLVLHAGDLPLRASRDRVTHEFEVSAGQVVGLDVAFGETYGAPPARLDPVAALAETTQAWEAYRDAHGYDGRYRDLVRHSATVLTGLTYARSGAVAAALTTSLPERLGGDRNYDYRYSWLRDFSMTLRALWVAACPTEAARLFAWVSRSIGRIGDDPVPVLFGLRGERDLSEHECTHLRGHVGSAPVRIGNDAWRQRQLDVPGEVMSAVWRLRDYLGTTFDGELREMVLGLTEQVASTWHLPDRGMWETRDRERHYLSSKVLCWLTMDRAVRLADRLGERADPRRWAAIRDEIRGEVLRQGWNDRLGAFTGAFGSAEMDASVLFMPVAHFLPATDPRMRSTIAVVERDLGTENGLVRRWTDDPAGFLLCSFWLVECLVMAGERRRAAELFERVVGHANDVGLFSEQIDLVTGAQLGNTPQALSHIGLINAAWRLTEPDSY; encoded by the coding sequence GTGGAGCAGCAGCCGGCGATCTCCGACTACGGGTTCCTCTCGGACTCCCGCTCCGGCGCGCTGGTCGGCAGGGACGGTTCGATCGACTGGTGGTGTCCGGACCGGTTCGACGGCCCGTCCGTGTTCGGGCGGTTGCTCGACCCGCGCGCCGGGCACTTCCGGTTGGCGCCGGTTGGCGCCGGCCGGCCCGGGTACCGGGTGGAGCGCGCGTACCGGCCGGACTCGCTGGTGCTGCGCACGGTGCACCACACACCGCACGGCAGTGTGGCCGTCACCGACGCGCTCGCCGCCGAGATGGGTGCCCGCGCGCACGAACTGGGCAAGAACTCGCCGGCCGTGCTGATCCGGGTGGTCGAGGGGTTGTCCGGTCGGGTCCGGATGGCGTTGGACTTCGCGCCCCGGCCCGAGTACGGGCTGCTCACCCCGTACCTGCATGACCAGCCGGATGGCGGGGTGCTGGCCGGCGCCGGTCCGGTGGTGCTGGTGCTGCACGCGGGTGACCTGCCGCTGCGTGCCAGCCGGGACCGGGTGACCCACGAGTTCGAGGTCTCCGCCGGCCAGGTGGTCGGGTTGGACGTGGCGTTCGGCGAGACGTACGGCGCCCCGCCAGCTCGGCTGGACCCGGTGGCCGCGCTCGCCGAGACGACGCAGGCGTGGGAGGCGTACCGGGATGCGCACGGGTACGACGGCCGGTACCGGGATCTGGTCCGGCACAGCGCGACCGTGCTGACCGGCCTCACGTACGCCCGCAGTGGCGCGGTCGCCGCGGCGTTGACCACGTCGCTGCCGGAGCGGCTCGGCGGCGACCGCAACTACGACTACCGGTACTCCTGGCTGCGCGACTTCTCGATGACCTTGCGCGCCCTCTGGGTGGCGGCCTGCCCTACCGAGGCGGCCCGGCTGTTCGCCTGGGTGTCGCGCTCGATCGGCCGGATCGGCGACGATCCGGTGCCGGTGCTGTTCGGGCTGCGGGGGGAGCGGGACCTCAGCGAGCACGAGTGCACGCACCTGCGCGGCCACGTCGGCAGCGCGCCGGTCCGGATCGGCAACGACGCCTGGCGGCAGCGGCAGCTCGACGTGCCGGGGGAGGTGATGTCGGCGGTCTGGCGGCTGCGCGACTACCTGGGCACGACGTTCGACGGGGAGTTGCGGGAGATGGTGCTCGGCCTGACCGAGCAGGTGGCGAGCACCTGGCACCTGCCCGACCGGGGCATGTGGGAGACCCGGGACAGGGAACGGCACTACCTCTCCTCGAAGGTGCTCTGCTGGCTGACGATGGACCGGGCGGTGCGGCTCGCCGACCGGCTCGGCGAGCGGGCCGATCCACGTCGCTGGGCCGCGATCCGCGACGAGATCCGCGGTGAGGTGCTCCGTCAGGGCTGGAACGACCGGTTGGGTGCGTTCACCGGCGCGTTCGGCTCGGCCGAGATGGACGCCTCGGTGCTCTTCATGCCGGTGGCGCACTTCCTGCCGGCCACCGACCCCCGGATGCGCTCCACCATCGCTGTGGTGGAGCGGGATCTCGGCACCGAGAACGGGCTGGTCCGGCGCTGGACGGACGACCCCGCGGGCTTCCTGCTCTGCTCGTTCTGGCTGGTGGAGTGCCTGGTGATGGCCGGCGAGCGGCGACGGGCCGCGGAGTTGTTCGAGCGGGTGGTTGGGCACGCGAACGATGTGGGTCTGTTCAGCGAGCAGATCGACCTGGTCACCGGTGCGCAGCTCGGCAACACCCCGCAGGCGCTGTCGCACATCGGCCTGATCAACGCGGCCTGGCGGCTGACCGAGCCGGACAGCTACTGA